Proteins co-encoded in one Bos taurus isolate L1 Dominette 01449 registration number 42190680 breed Hereford chromosome X, ARS-UCD2.0, whole genome shotgun sequence genomic window:
- the LOC112445158 gene encoding gamma-taxilin-like, translating into MLRNPELALNTLSTSEEKLAALCKKYANLLEESRNIQKQMKILQKKQAQIVKDKVHLQSEHSKAILARSKLESLCRELQRHNKTLKEENMQQAQEEEERWKEATAHFQITLNEIQAQLEQYDIHNAKLYQENIELGEKLKKLIEQYVLREEVRAIRCLDNVAGTVPCHNEAKPLTETLILGCFRTFVYV; encoded by the exons ATGCTGAGGAACCCTGAGCTAG CCTTGAACACTCTTTCAACTTCAGAAGAGAAGCTGGCAGCTCTCTGTAAGAAATATGCCAATCTTCTGGAGGAGAGCAGGAACATTCAGAAGCAAATGAAGATTCTGCAGAAGAAGCAAGCCCAGATTGTGAAAGATAAAGTTCATTTGCAGAGTGAACACAGCAAGGCTATCTTGGCAAGAAGCAAGCTCGAGTCTCTTTGCAGGGAACTTCAGCGTCACAATAAGacattaaaggaagaaaatatgcaGCAGGcccaagaggaggaagaaagatggaaagaagcCACTGCACACTTCCAAATTACTTTGAATGAAATCCAGGCACAGCTGGAGCAATATGACATACACAACGCCAAGCTCTACCAGGAGAACATCGAGCTGGGTGAGAAGCTGAAGAAGCTCATTGAGCAGTACGTGCTGCGAGAGGAGGTAAGGGCTATCAGGTGTTTAGACAATGTAGCGGGGACTGTCCCCTGTCACAACGAAGCAAAACCACTCACTGAAACACTCATTCTGGGGTGTTTTAGAACCTTTGTGTATGTGTAG